The window ATCACCAACTGCATAGGCGTGACAGGCGGGGGCGATGGTACCGACGCCTACCACATGTACCCGTTTGTTTCGGCGGCGGGCGGCTACGTCTTCGCCTCGACCGATGGCATCTACGATCCGACAGATGTCGGTCTTGACTCGGCAGGGGCCATCTCCGGCGCCCTGGCCCTCGAGACCCTTGTCAAAGACGGTGTGATGGCTTCCGTCAACTACGACGGTGCGAAGAATCAGTTCCTTGAAGGAACCGAACCATTCTGGATTACCGGCCCATGGGAACTCGGTGCACTGAACGACCAGGACACCGTGAACTGGGCAGTTGCCAAGCTACCCAAGATCGCTGACGGTACACCCAAGCCCTTCGTCGGTGTTCAGGGGTTCTTCCTAAGTTCGTTCTCTGAGAACAAACTGGTTGCCCAGACGTTCTTGTTGGACTTCATGGCCACCGAGGAAGGCATGGCTGCAATGTTCGCCGCCGACGGTCGTCCGCCGGTTCATAACGCCATCATCGCAGCGACGGCAGATGACGCCGCCATCTCCACTTTCGGCGCCTCGGCTGCCGACGGTGTTCCGATTCCGAACATCCCTGAAATGGGGGCGGTTTGGGGTGCGTTGGGCGACAACATGGCTGCGATCCGCAACGGCACAGTCGATGCAGAGACTGCCATGGTCAACGCCGCAACCGCAGTACGCGAAGCGGTCAACCAGTAGACAAAGTAGGATCTAGACAATGACGAATAGCGAGGGCGTGACTCCAAAACGGAGCGCGTCCTCGTTTTCGTTAAGTCCGGGTTTCTGGCTGAAGCTCGTGGTGGTCGGCCTCATCGATGCCGCCTTCATCGCCGCCATCCCAGTCCTAGTTGCCAATCAATCGTGGATGCTGTTCGGGCTGCTCGGACTGAATGTTCTGCTCATCAACTGGGCTTATCTCTCTCCCCGGTCCAACGCTGGCAAGTGGTTAGCCCCCGGCCTGGTTTTTGTGACAATCTTCGTAGTCTGGCCCATCATCTACACCGGATACGTCTCGGTTACGAACTGGGCTACTGGCAACGTACTCAGCCAGCAACAGGTCATCACCAATCTCGAGAATGAGGTCATCCGGGTAGAAGGCGAAGGTACCAATCTCGAACTCGCCATCTACGACGGTCCCGAGGGATTGGCTTTCCTCGCTCGCCAACCCGATGGTGCCACGTACTTCGGTATCGCCCGGCAGTCTTCGGAGGAACCGATCGAAGATGCCCTGATCGACACCACCGGCATCGACCTCACCGGAGATCTACCCGACGTGATCAACGACTACAGCAAGCTCGGACTGCGGGAACTGCTGGGAATTGCCGGCCAGATCGAAGCCCTGGTGCTTGACATACCCGGGGGGGTCATTCAGGCCCAAACAACCTCGTCAGCCCGACTCATCCAGGCAGGCCAGCGGTACAAGTACGACGCAGAGACTGACACCTTGTACGACGCACTGCGCGATGTGACCTGTGTCACCGAGCGGGGAAACTTCGTTTGTGACGGGCAACGCCTCGACCCGGGGTGGAGAGTCGTAACCGGCTTCGACAACTACCAACGCATCTTTGGAGATCAAAGGATCAGGGCCGCATTCATAAAGGTGTTCAACTGGAACATCGTCTTCGCCGTCATGTCCGTTCTTCTCACCTTCTCCCTCGGACTGGCACTCGCCAACGCCCTCCAGCACGACAAAATGCGCGGCAAGGCCTTCTATCGCTCAATCTTCATCATCCCATACGCAATTCCGGCGTTCCTGTCGATCATCGTTTGGCGCGGTCTACTCAACGCCAACTTCGGCCAGGTCAACGCGCTCATCGAGTCTCTCGGCGGCAGCGGAGTCCCGTGGCTCACCGACGGGACCTGGGCCAAAATCGCCGTTCTTGGAGTGAACACCTGGCTGGGATTTCCCTACATGTTCTTGATCATGTCCGGGGCTCTCCAAGCTATCCCGAATGAGCTCAAAGAAGCCGCCATGGTCGACGGGGCGAGCGCATGGCGGGTGTTTCGGTCCATCACGCTCCCCTTACTGCTCGTCTCGACGGCTCCGCTGCTGATTGGCTCGTTTGCCTTCAACTTCAACAACTTCGTGCTCATTTTCTTGCTCACCGATGGCGGACCGGCGGTGATCGGTGCGCCGGTCCCGGTTGGGGAAACGGACATCCTGATCTCTTTCACGTTCGACCTGGCCGTCAATTCCGGCCGGGGGAACAATTTCGCGCTCGGATCGGCGATCGTGATCATGATCTTCGTTGCCCTGGCCGCCATTTCCGCCTTCAGCTTCCGATTCACCAAACGCCTGGAGAGCATCTATGGCAACTAACGAGGCCGGAAGTCCCGTGGCCGCCAATCGGATGTCGGCCAAACGGTGGATCCGCGAGATCGGCTGGCGACACATCGTGCTTATCATCGCCGCGTTCTTTGCTCTCTATCCAGTGGTCTGGGTGCTCTCTGCAGCCTTCAATCCGGTTGACAACTTGTCGGCAGCCCGGCTGATCCCACGGGGTTTCACGTTCGACAACTTCACAGAACTATTCGAGTCCGACCTGACGCCCTTCGGGACCTGGTTGTTCAACTCCTGGAGGGTCGCAATCGTCGCCGCCAGCCTGAACGTCATCCTGGCTGCGCTGGCATCGTTCGCTTTCTCGCGCCTGCGCTTCCGGGGTCGGCGTGCAGGCTTGCTCAGCCTGCTGCTCATTCAGGTCTTCCCCCAATTCCTTGGATTCATCGCCCTATTTCTTTTGGCCCAACAGATCGGCGATATCTTCCCGGCAGCCGGACTTAATACACAGACCTACATCATCATGGTGTACCTGGGCGGAGCGATCGGATTCAACGCCTTTCTCATCAAGGGCTTCATGGATACCATCCCGGTGGAGTTGGATGAGTCAGCCGAGGTCGATGGGGCCAACCCGTGGCAAATCTTCTCGAGAATCATATTCCCACTCAGCAGACCCGTTCTGGCAGTGATCTTCATCATCACATTCATCAATATCTACTCCGAGTACATCCTGGCTCGAACCCTCCTGCGGTCCACCCAGGAGTTCACCATGGCGGTCGGACTGCAACTCTTCGTCGAATCCAATTACTCGGCGAAGTGGGGCAACCTGGCTGCTGCAGCCATTATCGGGGCGGCCCCTATCGTCCTCACGTTCCTGGTGGCTCAAAAGCAGATCATTGGTGGGCTCACGCAGGGTTCGGTCAAGGGCTGACCAGGTCATAGTGGAGAGCTTCGATTCTGATCTCGGGGTCTATGGTCTACCGGGCGATGTCACACCCTTTGACATTCGATTCGATCCGACGAACCGGGCTCATCTCGAGCGCGAAGGAGACGGCTCGTTCACGATCCGGGTGTGGGCCGAGCCCGAACTAACCGACGGGTTATTCGTCGTGCGACAGGCCGGACAGGTGACCGGTCACCCCATGCACCGCTCCTCGAAAGGCCGCCGGTTCATCTACTGGCAGGTCAATTTGGCAGCACCGGAGATCCTCATCGAGTTTTCGTTTGCGTTTCGTTCCGGAGCCGGATTGCCCGTCTATCGGGTACCGGCCGGTATATCAAGTGCGGTCGAACGGTTGGACCGCTGGAGGCTCGACGACTCGATGGAACGATTCGCCACTCCTGCCTGGGCGCATGGGGCGGTGATCTATCAGATCTTCCCCGATCGGTTCGCAAACGGCGACCCCACC is drawn from Acidimicrobiia bacterium and contains these coding sequences:
- a CDS encoding extracellular solute-binding protein; amino-acid sequence: MQKKPVIWLALLTVFALVLAACGSGEETVDAGDTTTSVIAETTTTTQAVTTTTEAAPMVELVIWADENRAKAIEEVIPAFEDKTGVDVIIELVDFGAMKDQVGVAGPAGEGPDIFIGASDWVGELATNGILEPIDLGAKADDFIASAKDGLTFNGTLYGLPYAVEAIALYYNTDLAPEAPATMEDAAAACADMVDITNCIGVTGGGDGTDAYHMYPFVSAAGGYVFASTDGIYDPTDVGLDSAGAISGALALETLVKDGVMASVNYDGAKNQFLEGTEPFWITGPWELGALNDQDTVNWAVAKLPKIADGTPKPFVGVQGFFLSSFSENKLVAQTFLLDFMATEEGMAAMFAADGRPPVHNAIIAATADDAAISTFGASAADGVPIPNIPEMGAVWGALGDNMAAIRNGTVDAETAMVNAATAVREAVNQ
- a CDS encoding ABC transporter permease subunit, producing the protein MTNSEGVTPKRSASSFSLSPGFWLKLVVVGLIDAAFIAAIPVLVANQSWMLFGLLGLNVLLINWAYLSPRSNAGKWLAPGLVFVTIFVVWPIIYTGYVSVTNWATGNVLSQQQVITNLENEVIRVEGEGTNLELAIYDGPEGLAFLARQPDGATYFGIARQSSEEPIEDALIDTTGIDLTGDLPDVINDYSKLGLRELLGIAGQIEALVLDIPGGVIQAQTTSSARLIQAGQRYKYDAETDTLYDALRDVTCVTERGNFVCDGQRLDPGWRVVTGFDNYQRIFGDQRIRAAFIKVFNWNIVFAVMSVLLTFSLGLALANALQHDKMRGKAFYRSIFIIPYAIPAFLSIIVWRGLLNANFGQVNALIESLGGSGVPWLTDGTWAKIAVLGVNTWLGFPYMFLIMSGALQAIPNELKEAAMVDGASAWRVFRSITLPLLLVSTAPLLIGSFAFNFNNFVLIFLLTDGGPAVIGAPVPVGETDILISFTFDLAVNSGRGNNFALGSAIVIMIFVALAAISAFSFRFTKRLESIYGN
- a CDS encoding ABC transporter permease subunit; protein product: MSAKRWIREIGWRHIVLIIAAFFALYPVVWVLSAAFNPVDNLSAARLIPRGFTFDNFTELFESDLTPFGTWLFNSWRVAIVAASLNVILAALASFAFSRLRFRGRRAGLLSLLLIQVFPQFLGFIALFLLAQQIGDIFPAAGLNTQTYIIMVYLGGAIGFNAFLIKGFMDTIPVELDESAEVDGANPWQIFSRIIFPLSRPVLAVIFIITFINIYSEYILARTLLRSTQEFTMAVGLQLFVESNYSAKWGNLAAAAIIGAAPIVLTFLVAQKQIIGGLTQGSVKG